A genomic segment from Aegilops tauschii subsp. strangulata cultivar AL8/78 chromosome 1, Aet v6.0, whole genome shotgun sequence encodes:
- the LOC109780525 gene encoding uncharacterized protein isoform X1 yields MASSPNGIMPTCLVQGRSYITFLSSSLILWQEGEWEDHRSGSVWLREINGDEFTTMFLPYFGNMVQRVVSEEVEKAKFKQFSAAAATPPRMLGSQGLGRYRFISLGRWPLLSMVDLHVSGHKRTRIWLCSTTTTTKPGSARDLNLKLLTATFVAGRKAFFGILYSKGKEPQFGIAMEVILRWKKHCQ; encoded by the exons ATGGCATCCAGCCCCAATGGCATCATGCCCACTTGCCTAG TTCAAGGCAGATCATATATTACATTTCTAAGCAGCTCACTTATATTG TGGCAGGAAGGTGAGTGGGAGGACCATAGGTCAGGGAGTGTTTGGTTAAGAGAGATAAATGGGGATGAGTTCACGACCATGTTCCTGCCATATTTTGGCAATATGGTTCAGAGAGTG GTTTCAGAGGAGGTAGAGAAAGCGAAGTTCAAACAATTCAGTGCAGCAGCAGCAACACCTCCAAG GATGCTGGGCTCGCAGGGTCTAGGCCGCTATCGATTTATTTCTCTCGGTCGATGGCCTCTTTTGTCTATGGTAGATCTGCACGTCAGCGGTCACAAGAGGACTAGGATCTGGCTGTGCTCCACGACTACCACAACTAAGCCGGGGAGCGCCAGAGACCTCAACTTGAAACTTTTAACTGCAACATTTGTTG CGGGGCGTAAAGCCTTTTTCGGTATTCTGTATAGCAAAGGGAAAGAGCCTCAGTTTGGTATAGCTATGGAGGTCATCCTTCGTTGGAAGAAACATTG CCAATGA
- the LOC109780525 gene encoding uncharacterized protein isoform X5, giving the protein MASSPNGIMPTCLVQGRSYITFLSSSLILWQEGEWEDHRSGSVWLREINGDEFTTMFLPYFGNMVQRVVSEEVEKAKFKQFSAAAATPPRSARQRSQED; this is encoded by the exons ATGGCATCCAGCCCCAATGGCATCATGCCCACTTGCCTAG TTCAAGGCAGATCATATATTACATTTCTAAGCAGCTCACTTATATTG TGGCAGGAAGGTGAGTGGGAGGACCATAGGTCAGGGAGTGTTTGGTTAAGAGAGATAAATGGGGATGAGTTCACGACCATGTTCCTGCCATATTTTGGCAATATGGTTCAGAGAGTG GTTTCAGAGGAGGTAGAGAAAGCGAAGTTCAAACAATTCAGTGCAGCAGCAGCAACACCTCCAAG ATCTGCACGTCAGCGGTCACAAGAGGACTAG
- the LOC109780525 gene encoding uncharacterized protein isoform X2, whose amino-acid sequence MASSPNGIMPTCLVQGRSYITFLSSSLILWQEGEWEDHRSGSVWLREINGDEFTTMFLPYFGNMVQRVVSEEVEKAKFKQFSAAAATPPRMLGSQGLGRYRFISLGRWPLLSMVDLHVSGHKRTRIWLCSTTTTTKPGSARDLNLKLLTATFVDFLYSASIGC is encoded by the exons ATGGCATCCAGCCCCAATGGCATCATGCCCACTTGCCTAG TTCAAGGCAGATCATATATTACATTTCTAAGCAGCTCACTTATATTG TGGCAGGAAGGTGAGTGGGAGGACCATAGGTCAGGGAGTGTTTGGTTAAGAGAGATAAATGGGGATGAGTTCACGACCATGTTCCTGCCATATTTTGGCAATATGGTTCAGAGAGTG GTTTCAGAGGAGGTAGAGAAAGCGAAGTTCAAACAATTCAGTGCAGCAGCAGCAACACCTCCAAG GATGCTGGGCTCGCAGGGTCTAGGCCGCTATCGATTTATTTCTCTCGGTCGATGGCCTCTTTTGTCTATGGTAGATCTGCACGTCAGCGGTCACAAGAGGACTAGGATCTGGCTGTGCTCCACGACTACCACAACTAAGCCGGGGAGCGCCAGAGACCTCAACTTGAAACTTTTAACTGCAACATTTGTTG ATTTTCTCTACAGCGCCAGCATTGGATGCTGA
- the LOC109780525 gene encoding uncharacterized protein isoform X3 has protein sequence MASSPNGIMPTCLVQGRSYITFLSSSLILWQEGEWEDHRSGSVWLREINGDEFTTMFLPYFGNMVQRVVSEEVEKAKFKQFSAAAATPPRMLGSQGLGRYRFISLGRWPLLSMVDLHVSGHKRTRIWLCSTTTTTKPGSARDLNLKLLTATFVAKGKSLSLV, from the exons ATGGCATCCAGCCCCAATGGCATCATGCCCACTTGCCTAG TTCAAGGCAGATCATATATTACATTTCTAAGCAGCTCACTTATATTG TGGCAGGAAGGTGAGTGGGAGGACCATAGGTCAGGGAGTGTTTGGTTAAGAGAGATAAATGGGGATGAGTTCACGACCATGTTCCTGCCATATTTTGGCAATATGGTTCAGAGAGTG GTTTCAGAGGAGGTAGAGAAAGCGAAGTTCAAACAATTCAGTGCAGCAGCAGCAACACCTCCAAG GATGCTGGGCTCGCAGGGTCTAGGCCGCTATCGATTTATTTCTCTCGGTCGATGGCCTCTTTTGTCTATGGTAGATCTGCACGTCAGCGGTCACAAGAGGACTAGGATCTGGCTGTGCTCCACGACTACCACAACTAAGCCGGGGAGCGCCAGAGACCTCAACTTGAAACTTTTAACTGCAACATTTGTTG CAAAGGGAAAGAGCCTCAGTTTGGTATAG
- the LOC109780525 gene encoding uncharacterized protein isoform X4: MASSPNGIMPTCLVQGRSYITFLSSSLILWQEGEWEDHRSGSVWLREINGDEFTTMFLPYFGNMVQRVVSEEVEKAKFKQFSAAAATPPRFSLQRQHWMLTK, from the exons ATGGCATCCAGCCCCAATGGCATCATGCCCACTTGCCTAG TTCAAGGCAGATCATATATTACATTTCTAAGCAGCTCACTTATATTG TGGCAGGAAGGTGAGTGGGAGGACCATAGGTCAGGGAGTGTTTGGTTAAGAGAGATAAATGGGGATGAGTTCACGACCATGTTCCTGCCATATTTTGGCAATATGGTTCAGAGAGTG GTTTCAGAGGAGGTAGAGAAAGCGAAGTTCAAACAATTCAGTGCAGCAGCAGCAACACCTCCAAG ATTTTCTCTACAGCGCCAGCATTGGATGCTGACAAAATAG